A stretch of DNA from Arthrobacter jiangjiafuii:
AATGTTGCCGCGGGTGGCATTGGAGTACGGGCAGACCTGGTGGGCGGCCTCAACGAGCTTCTCGGCGGTGGCCTGGTCCACGCCGGACATTTCCACGTGCAGCTCAACGCCGAGCTTGAATCCGACTTCCTGCTTGTGGAGGCTGACATCGGCCGTGATGGCGGCATCGGCGATGGGGGCCTTCTCGGCACGGGCAATCATCTTCAGTGCGGACAGGAAGCATGCGGCGTAGCCGGCGGCGAAGAGCTGCTCGGGGTTGGTGCCGTCGCCGGATCCTCCCATTTCCTGCGGAGTGGCCAGGTTGACCTTCAGCTGGTTGTCGCTGGTCCGGGCTTCGCCGTTGCGGCCGTCTCCGGATGCGGTGGCAACCGCTGTGTACAAAGCGCTCATGGCAACTCCTTCAAGTGGGGAAAACAGGTAGACTAACTAGTACGTCTACTTGGCCAAGTAAACCCGCCGCCGCCAGAATCCGCAACCCGGGAGGATCCAATGACCGCATCACCGGTGCGCAC
This window harbors:
- a CDS encoding organic hydroperoxide resistance protein, with translation MSALYTAVATASGDGRNGEARTSDNQLKVNLATPQEMGGSGDGTNPEQLFAAGYAACFLSALKMIARAEKAPIADAAITADVSLHKQEVGFKLGVELHVEMSGVDQATAEKLVEAAHQVCPYSNATRGNIDVTLDVTVG